The Streptomyces sp. NBC_00162 genome window below encodes:
- a CDS encoding AI-2E family transporter, translating into MAKREGWLGRLGSRLNRMEARLDERRAEVEAEARSGLPHPVAADRGPAAAAAVAPGPAPAPALPERPDPVSVVPWGMRVAAEVSWRLLLLAGMLWVLMKVISEVRLVVLAFAAAMLVTALLQPFVVRLRKLGLPRGLATAVTAILGFVVIGLVGWFVVWQVMENLDDLSDRVRDGINELKLWALDSPFHVTEKQINDIAKNLSETIGTNTEQITSAGLQGVTVLVEVLTGILLAMFSTLFLLYDGKRIWNWTLGLVPAAARPGVAGAGPRAWRTLTAYVRGTVLVALIDAIFIGLGIYFLDVPMAVPLAVFIFLFAFIPLVGAVVSGALAVVVALVTQGVFTALMVLLVVLAVQQIEGHVLQPFILGRAVRVHPLAVVLAVAAGGLIAGIGGAVVAVPLVAVTNTAVGYLRAYSREQLHMGHGAIGPGPHGATAVGSAMGEPGNDQRA; encoded by the coding sequence ATGGCGAAGAGGGAAGGCTGGCTCGGCCGGCTCGGGAGCAGGCTGAACCGGATGGAGGCGCGGCTCGACGAGCGGCGCGCCGAGGTCGAGGCCGAGGCCAGGAGCGGCCTGCCGCACCCCGTCGCCGCCGACCGGGGACCGGCGGCGGCCGCCGCGGTGGCGCCGGGCCCCGCGCCCGCCCCCGCGCTTCCCGAGCGCCCCGACCCGGTGAGCGTGGTCCCGTGGGGCATGCGGGTCGCCGCCGAGGTCAGCTGGCGGCTGCTGCTCCTGGCCGGGATGCTCTGGGTGCTGATGAAGGTGATCAGCGAAGTCCGCCTGGTGGTCCTCGCCTTCGCCGCCGCGATGCTGGTCACCGCGCTGCTCCAGCCCTTCGTGGTCCGGCTGCGGAAACTGGGCCTGCCCCGGGGACTGGCCACCGCCGTCACCGCGATCCTCGGCTTCGTGGTCATCGGGCTCGTCGGCTGGTTCGTGGTCTGGCAGGTCATGGAGAACCTCGACGACCTCTCCGACCGCGTCCGCGACGGCATCAACGAACTCAAACTCTGGGCACTGGACAGTCCGTTCCACGTGACCGAGAAGCAGATCAACGACATCGCGAAGAACCTCAGCGAGACCATCGGCACCAACACCGAGCAGATCACCTCCGCCGGCCTGCAGGGCGTGACGGTGCTCGTCGAGGTGCTGACGGGCATCCTGCTCGCGATGTTCTCGACGCTCTTCCTGCTCTACGACGGCAAGCGCATCTGGAACTGGACGCTCGGCCTCGTCCCGGCCGCCGCCCGGCCCGGCGTGGCGGGAGCCGGTCCGCGCGCCTGGCGCACGCTGACCGCGTACGTACGGGGCACCGTCCTCGTCGCGCTCATCGACGCCATCTTCATCGGCCTCGGCATCTACTTCCTGGACGTGCCGATGGCCGTGCCGCTGGCCGTCTTCATCTTCCTGTTCGCCTTCATCCCGCTGGTCGGCGCCGTGGTCTCCGGAGCCCTCGCGGTGGTCGTGGCGCTCGTGACCCAGGGCGTGTTCACCGCTCTGATGGTGCTGCTCGTCGTCCTGGCGGTGCAGCAGATCGAGGGGCACGTGCTCCAGCCGTTCATCCTGGGCCGGGCGGTACGGGTGCACCCGCTCGCGGTGGTGCTGGCGGTGGCCGCCGGCGGCCTGATCGCGGGCATCGGGGGAGCGGTGGTCGCCGTACCGCTGGTCGCCGTCACCAACACCGCGGTGGGCTATCTGAGGGCGTACTCGCGCGAGCAGCTCCACATGGGCCACGGAGCGATCGGCCCGGGCCCGCACGGGGCGACGGCGGTGGGCTCGGCCATGGGGGAGCCCGGGAATGATCAGCGAGCCTGA
- a CDS encoding alkyl hydroperoxide reductase codes for MPLDSLKSAVPDFAKDLKLNLGSVIGNQDKLSQQQLWGTVLSCAIAARSPRVLRELEPEAKANLSPEAYTAAKSAAAVMAMNNVFYRTRHLLSDPEYGTLRAGLRMNVIGNPGVEKVDFELWSLAVSAINGCGQCLDSHEQVLRKAGVDRETIQEAFKIASVIQAVAVTLDAEAALAAE; via the coding sequence ATGCCCCTCGACTCCCTGAAGTCCGCCGTACCGGACTTCGCCAAGGACCTGAAGCTGAACCTCGGTTCGGTCATCGGCAACCAGGACAAGCTCTCGCAGCAGCAGCTCTGGGGCACCGTCCTGTCCTGCGCGATCGCCGCCCGCTCCCCGCGCGTCCTGCGTGAGCTGGAGCCGGAGGCGAAGGCGAACCTCTCGCCGGAGGCGTACACCGCCGCCAAGTCCGCCGCCGCGGTCATGGCGATGAACAACGTCTTCTACCGCACCCGGCACCTGCTCTCCGACCCGGAGTACGGCACGCTGCGCGCGGGCCTGCGGATGAACGTCATCGGCAACCCGGGCGTGGAGAAGGTCGACTTCGAGCTGTGGTCGCTCGCCGTCTCCGCGATCAACGGCTGCGGCCAGTGCCTGGACTCGCACGAGCAGGTCCTGCGCAAGGCCGGCGTCGACCGCGAGACGATCCAGGAGGCCTTCAAGATCGCCTCGGTGATCCAGGCCGTCGCGGTCACCCTCGACGCCGAGGCCGCCCTCGCCGCCGAGTAG